From Spirochaetota bacterium, the proteins below share one genomic window:
- the lspA gene encoding signal peptidase II, whose protein sequence is MPALHGDRKETRLGPARRAAINEFLPAPGAAHMKKHLIAGAILSASLVLDIVTKYLVVSSMFEHQRINVLGSFVQLILLYNKGGLFGIMQGYQSFFLSVSVLVLALMVAYYVLEKKKNLVFCSAMALIISGALGNIIDRVSGRPGVVDFIYIGSDNVYRWPAFNVADAAIVVGAVMLLVFYYLEERRMKREGTADQ, encoded by the coding sequence ATGCCCGCGCTGCACGGCGATCGTAAAGAAACTCGGCTAGGGCCCGCGCGGCGGGCGGCCATTAATGAATTTTTACCGGCACCAGGAGCGGCACACATGAAAAAGCATCTTATAGCGGGGGCGATACTCAGCGCCTCACTCGTACTCGATATCGTAACCAAGTACCTCGTGGTATCCAGCATGTTCGAACACCAGCGGATAAACGTACTGGGAAGTTTCGTTCAGCTGATCCTCCTGTACAACAAGGGCGGGCTTTTCGGTATCATGCAGGGATACCAGAGCTTTTTCCTTTCGGTCTCCGTGCTGGTGCTGGCCCTCATGGTCGCGTACTACGTCCTGGAAAAGAAAAAGAACCTGGTATTCTGCTCCGCGATGGCGCTCATAATCTCGGGCGCCCTGGGCAATATCATCGACAGGGTGTCGGGAAGGCCCGGTGTGGTGGATTTCATCTACATCGGGAGTGACAACGTGTACCGCTGGCCCGCGTTCAACGTGGCCGACGCGGCGATAGTCGTGGGGGCGGTGATGCTCTTGGTTTTTTATTACCTCGAGGAAAGAAGAATGAAGCGGGAGGGGACCGCGGATCAGTAG
- the xseB gene encoding exodeoxyribonuclease VII small subunit: protein MEKKQAAKAKLTFEAALAELEKIARVLEDGSLGLEESIAEFEKGIRLAKFCHERLEDAERKIEILQKGADGRVDAKNVKVKEDTGEIEDDEDMQGSLL from the coding sequence TTGGAAAAAAAGCAGGCAGCTAAGGCAAAGCTTACCTTCGAGGCGGCGCTCGCGGAGCTCGAAAAGATCGCGCGCGTGCTCGAGGACGGGAGCCTTGGACTCGAGGAATCCATCGCGGAGTTCGAAAAGGGTATTCGACTGGCGAAGTTCTGCCATGAACGGCTCGAGGACGCGGAGAGAAAGATCGAGATTCTCCAAAAGGGGGCCGATGGACGGGTTGACGCGAAGAACGTGAAGGTCAAGGAAGATACCGGGGAAATCGAGGACGACGAAGACATGCAGGGGTCGCTGCTGTAG